One part of the Marinobacterium rhizophilum genome encodes these proteins:
- the holA gene encoding DNA polymerase III subunit delta: MKLKPEQLGARLKQGVAPVYLVTGDEPLLAEESCDLLRKAFLEQGFTEREVLHVDGSFKWEYLLECASALSLFAERKIIELRLGGQKLNKNASDMLQQYLVNPAPDNVLLIIADKLDAGAKKSAWLKAVDKNGVIVELWPVEPAQLPEWIRRRAVQMDMRLDDSAVEVLCQRVEGNLLAARQEMSKLQLLFPGKTLSADDVIDAVSDSSRFDIFGLTDAALGAQPQRVTRIVQVLRQEGTEPAVVLWALAREIRTLHAVQRGLQQGTGFDSLCQQQRLFGKRKQLVRNTTKRLSPATLESLLQQAAEVDRLVKGARSGDPWLPLTSILLHLAGLSLPLDATG, encoded by the coding sequence ATGAAGCTGAAGCCGGAACAGCTCGGCGCGCGCCTCAAGCAGGGCGTGGCGCCGGTCTATCTGGTCACCGGCGACGAACCCCTGCTGGCCGAGGAAAGCTGCGACCTGCTGCGCAAGGCTTTCCTTGAGCAGGGATTTACCGAACGGGAAGTGCTGCATGTGGACGGCAGTTTCAAGTGGGAATACCTGCTTGAATGTGCCAGCGCCCTGTCGCTGTTCGCCGAACGCAAAATCATCGAACTGCGCCTTGGCGGCCAGAAGCTGAACAAGAACGCCAGTGACATGCTGCAGCAGTACCTGGTTAACCCCGCCCCTGACAACGTTCTGCTGATCATTGCCGACAAGCTCGATGCCGGGGCCAAGAAAAGCGCCTGGCTCAAGGCTGTCGACAAGAACGGCGTCATTGTCGAACTCTGGCCGGTGGAGCCGGCTCAGCTGCCCGAATGGATCCGGCGCCGCGCGGTGCAGATGGACATGCGCCTGGACGACAGTGCGGTGGAAGTGCTGTGTCAGCGTGTCGAAGGCAACCTGCTGGCGGCCCGCCAGGAAATGAGCAAGCTACAGCTGCTGTTCCCCGGCAAGACACTCAGCGCCGACGACGTAATCGACGCCGTATCGGACAGCTCCCGCTTTGATATATTTGGCCTCACCGACGCCGCCCTCGGCGCCCAGCCCCAGCGCGTCACCCGTATTGTTCAGGTACTGCGCCAGGAAGGGACGGAACCGGCCGTGGTGCTCTGGGCCCTGGCCCGGGAAATCCGCACCCTGCACGCCGTGCAGCGCGGCCTGCAACAGGGCACCGGCTTTGATAGCCTGTGCCAGCAGCAGCGCCTGTTCGGCAAGCGCAAGCAACTGGTACGCAACACCACCAAACGCCTGTCCCCCGCCACGCTGGAAAGCCTGCTGCAACAGGCCGCCGAGGTCGACCGCCTGGTAAAGGGCGCCCGCAGCGGTGACCCCTGGTTGCCCCTGACCTCGATTCTGCTGCACCTGGCAGGCCTGTCCCTGCCACTGGATGCGACCGGCTGA
- a CDS encoding LPS-assembly lipoprotein LptE — MTVQLRLILLIATLLLSGCGFQLRGSAEVPVAMRELALQMPAGRSALRLELSRTLRSNGIELAAAAPYTLQILEEKQGRRVASLDERVKADEYELRTEVRFQITEGERFLIAPTAVRTERVYTYDADAITAKNAQEALLRREMQQDISRQILRLYIAAGQP, encoded by the coding sequence ATGACTGTGCAATTGAGGCTGATACTGCTGATCGCAACCCTGCTGTTAAGCGGCTGTGGCTTTCAGTTGCGCGGCAGCGCCGAAGTCCCGGTGGCGATGCGCGAACTGGCGCTGCAAATGCCTGCCGGTCGCAGTGCCCTGCGGCTCGAACTGAGCCGCACGCTGCGCAGCAACGGCATTGAGCTGGCCGCCGCCGCCCCCTACACCCTGCAGATTCTCGAAGAAAAGCAGGGCCGCCGTGTCGCCTCACTGGATGAGCGCGTCAAGGCGGACGAATACGAACTGCGCACCGAAGTGCGCTTTCAGATCACCGAGGGTGAACGCTTCCTGATCGCGCCGACCGCGGTACGCACCGAACGGGTCTATACCTACGACGCCGATGCCATTACCGCCAAGAATGCCCAGGAAGCCCTGCTGCGACGCGAAATGCAGCAGGATATTTCACGCCAGATCCTGCGCCTGTACATCGCCGCCGGTCAGCCATGA
- a CDS encoding YbeD family protein, with amino-acid sequence MSEQQPPKIEFPCPDYPIKVIGVNSTDFRDYVIETVLRHAPDLDVASVTVQDSNKGTFQSVRFCITATGVDQLERLHQDLKSSGRVKMVI; translated from the coding sequence ATGAGCGAACAGCAACCCCCCAAGATTGAATTTCCCTGCCCCGACTACCCGATCAAGGTGATCGGTGTGAACAGCACCGACTTTCGGGACTATGTCATTGAAACCGTACTCCGGCACGCGCCGGATCTTGATGTGGCCAGCGTCACCGTGCAGGACAGCAACAAGGGCACCTTTCAGTCCGTGCGTTTTTGCATTACCGCCACCGGTGTTGATCAGCTGGAGCGGCTGCACCAGGACCTGAAGTCCTCCGGTCGCGTCAAGATGGTCATCTGA
- a CDS encoding septal ring lytic transglycosylase RlpA family protein, translated as MSFTKLRPSLVLLLALLAGCSSSVKQTEDSATETRVPEANAGRYAMKHDKAPLVMVDVSKVPDAVPRLEPKSLRGNRSPYEVLGQRYHILEEARGYKEQGTASWYGRKFHGYETSNGEIYDMFSMTAAHKSLPLPSYVRVTNMDNGRQVVVRVNDRGPFHEGRVIDLSYAAASRLDMMGEGTARVSLEVLDPRATQASSPAAGGKAGAAPGRYLQLGAFSDRTAIERIEQRVGQRSDGLSLRVSPVSQEGRTLYRVQLGPVPDSETEARLMRELADAGYTAARPVDLP; from the coding sequence GTGAGTTTCACGAAGCTGCGCCCGTCTCTGGTACTGTTGCTGGCGTTGCTGGCAGGTTGTTCGTCCTCGGTAAAACAGACCGAGGACAGTGCGACAGAAACCCGTGTGCCCGAAGCCAATGCCGGCCGCTATGCCATGAAGCACGACAAGGCGCCGCTGGTAATGGTGGACGTGTCCAAGGTGCCCGATGCCGTGCCCCGGCTGGAGCCCAAAAGCCTGAGAGGGAATCGCAGCCCTTACGAGGTGCTGGGGCAGCGTTACCATATCCTCGAGGAGGCGCGGGGCTACAAGGAGCAGGGCACAGCGTCCTGGTACGGTCGCAAGTTCCATGGTTACGAAACCTCCAACGGTGAAATCTACGACATGTTCAGCATGACAGCGGCGCACAAGTCGCTGCCACTGCCTAGCTATGTCCGGGTGACCAACATGGATAACGGCCGCCAGGTTGTGGTGCGGGTGAATGATCGCGGCCCCTTCCATGAAGGACGGGTGATTGACCTGTCCTATGCGGCGGCCTCGCGGCTGGACATGATGGGCGAGGGCACGGCTCGAGTGTCGCTTGAGGTGCTGGACCCGCGCGCGACGCAGGCATCTTCCCCGGCTGCCGGCGGCAAAGCAGGCGCCGCGCCTGGGCGCTATCTGCAGCTGGGCGCCTTTTCGGATCGTACCGCCATCGAGCGCATTGAGCAGCGTGTCGGCCAGCGCTCGGACGGTCTGAGCCTGCGGGTTTCGCCCGTGAGTCAGGAGGGACGTACCCTGTACCGGGTGCAGCTCGGGCCGGTGCCCGATAGTGAAACCGAAGCGCGCCTGATGCGCGAGCTGGCCGATGCCGGTTACACCGCCGCCCGTCCGGTGGACTTACCCTGA
- the lipB gene encoding lipoyl(octanoyl) transferase LipB, translated as MALSDTLVLRDLGQVPYDSTWQRMQDFTNSRDDQTPDEIWLLQHAPVFTQGQAGKAEHVLNAGDIPVVQADRGGQVTYHGPGQLVVYLLLNLRRKSLGVRDLVDLMEQSVVELLAEYGVEAYPKPDAPGVYVGDAKICSLGLRVRRGCSFHGLALNLDMDMEPFLRINPCGYAGMAMTQLANLVPGLDSAAAISRMGDILINKIGYTTVSRRTRLD; from the coding sequence ATGGCCCTGTCCGATACGCTGGTTCTGCGCGACCTGGGCCAGGTACCCTATGATTCCACCTGGCAGCGCATGCAGGACTTCACCAACAGCCGTGATGACCAGACCCCTGATGAAATCTGGCTGCTGCAACATGCCCCCGTGTTCACCCAGGGCCAGGCAGGCAAGGCCGAGCATGTGCTCAATGCCGGTGATATTCCGGTGGTGCAAGCCGACCGTGGCGGTCAGGTAACCTACCATGGCCCCGGCCAGCTGGTGGTCTACCTGCTGCTGAACCTGCGCCGCAAAAGCCTGGGTGTGCGGGATCTGGTGGATCTGATGGAGCAGAGCGTGGTCGAGCTGCTGGCCGAATATGGCGTTGAGGCTTACCCCAAACCCGACGCCCCTGGCGTCTATGTGGGCGATGCCAAAATCTGCTCTCTGGGATTGCGGGTACGCCGTGGCTGCTCCTTTCATGGCCTGGCGCTGAACCTGGACATGGACATGGAACCCTTCCTGCGCATCAATCCCTGCGGCTATGCCGGCATGGCCATGACCCAGCTGGCGAACCTGGTGCCGGGGCTGGACAGCGCAGCGGCCATCAGCCGTATGGGTGATATTTTGATCAACAAAATCGGGTATACTACGGTGTCCCGCAGAACCAGACTGGATTAG
- a CDS encoding VOC family protein, whose product MSTSARITHLALHVTDMAACVTFYQDFCGMRIIHERHSSRQTISWMAEPGRERDFIFVLMDGGQDLNLPDNDYRHFGFALDSREAVDRIAQQAEKAGCLVWAPRDEPFPVGYYCGLRDPNGNYVEFSYGQPLGPGADAFEQLLQG is encoded by the coding sequence ATGTCCACCAGCGCCCGAATCACCCACCTGGCCCTGCATGTCACTGACATGGCCGCCTGCGTAACCTTCTATCAGGACTTCTGCGGCATGCGCATTATCCATGAGCGACACAGCAGTCGGCAGACCATCAGCTGGATGGCGGAGCCCGGCCGAGAGCGCGACTTTATCTTCGTGCTGATGGATGGTGGCCAGGATCTTAACCTGCCCGACAACGACTACCGCCACTTCGGCTTTGCGCTGGACAGCCGTGAGGCCGTCGACCGAATTGCACAGCAGGCCGAGAAAGCCGGCTGCCTCGTCTGGGCACCGCGGGATGAACCCTTTCCGGTTGGCTACTACTGTGGCCTGCGTGACCCCAATGGCAACTATGTGGAATTCAGCTACGGGCAGCCACTGGGTCCGGGTGCCGATGCCTTTGAACAACTGCTGCAAGGCTGA
- the mltB gene encoding lytic murein transglycosylase B: MQKMLVPALVSLALVLQTGCASTAVGHVSKDAAPQEVKAAAAGSGYSQHPEAVALIDEMVAQGADRAYLVSLLDQAKRQESILKAMSRPAEKRLTWGEYRKIFIEQKRIDQGIQFWREHADTLARAEQEYGVPAEVIVAIIGVETRYGRITGSYRVLDALATLGFDYPKRGAFFRGELKEYVQLVKEEQVDPLSLKGSYAGAMGYGQFIPSSFRAYAVDFDGDNKRDIWGNPVDAIGSVANYFARHGWKQGEPVTSNVVINGATDASWFNASLKPEVTLAQWAERGISTRKDLDSAQKATLMQLEMADGDEYRFGLHNFYVITRYNHSRLYGMAVHELSQMIGAAYRGSRQG, translated from the coding sequence ATGCAAAAAATGTTGGTTCCCGCTTTGGTTTCACTGGCGCTGGTATTACAGACCGGCTGTGCATCAACGGCGGTTGGTCATGTCAGCAAGGACGCCGCCCCGCAGGAGGTCAAGGCAGCCGCTGCTGGCAGCGGCTACTCGCAGCATCCTGAAGCCGTGGCGCTGATCGATGAAATGGTGGCCCAGGGAGCGGATCGCGCCTACCTGGTGAGTCTGCTCGATCAGGCAAAGCGCCAGGAGTCGATTCTCAAGGCGATGTCGCGCCCGGCGGAAAAGCGCCTGACCTGGGGCGAGTACCGCAAGATATTTATCGAACAAAAGCGTATCGACCAGGGCATCCAGTTCTGGCGCGAACACGCCGACACCCTGGCCCGGGCCGAGCAGGAGTATGGCGTACCGGCCGAGGTGATTGTCGCCATTATTGGTGTGGAAACCCGCTATGGACGCATTACCGGCAGTTACCGTGTACTCGACGCCCTGGCGACCCTGGGATTTGATTACCCCAAACGCGGCGCTTTCTTTCGCGGCGAGCTCAAGGAATATGTCCAGCTGGTGAAGGAAGAGCAGGTCGATCCGCTCTCCCTCAAGGGCTCCTATGCCGGTGCCATGGGCTATGGCCAGTTTATCCCCTCGAGCTTTCGCGCCTACGCGGTGGACTTCGATGGCGACAACAAGCGTGATATCTGGGGCAACCCGGTGGATGCCATCGGCAGCGTCGCCAACTACTTTGCCCGCCACGGCTGGAAACAGGGCGAGCCTGTGACCAGTAACGTGGTGATCAATGGCGCGACGGATGCCAGCTGGTTCAATGCGAGCCTCAAGCCCGAAGTTACCCTGGCGCAGTGGGCAGAACGGGGTATCAGTACCCGCAAGGATCTGGATTCCGCCCAGAAAGCGACCCTGATGCAGCTTGAAATGGCTGACGGCGATGAATACCGCTTTGGTTTGCACAATTTCTACGTTATCACCCGTTACAACCACAGCCGGCTCTATGGCATGGCGGTACATGAGCTGAGCCAGATGATAGGCGCGGCCTACCGCGGGAGCAGGCAGGGGTGA
- the lipA gene encoding lipoyl synthase produces the protein MASSDSKTAGARVEQGVKLRGAEKVARIPVKVIPTEKDEMPRKPAWLRVRMGNSAEVQRIKSKLREHKLSSVCEEASCPNIGECFTNGTATFMIMGDICTRRCPFCDVAHGRPNALNADEPRELATAIADLGLRYVVITSVDRDDLRDGGAQHIADCVRETRERQPSIEIETLVPDFRGRMEVALDILSATPPDVFNHNMETVPRLYKQVRPGADYAWSLDLLEGFKQRQPGIRTKSGLMVGVGETNEEIVEVMRDLRAHNVDMITIGQYLQPSRSHLPVDRFVTPDEFDEFARLAKEMGFSHVASGPLVRSSYHADLQAKGEKVG, from the coding sequence ATGGCAAGTTCTGATAGCAAAACCGCAGGCGCGCGCGTCGAGCAGGGTGTCAAACTTCGCGGCGCCGAAAAGGTGGCCCGCATCCCGGTGAAAGTCATTCCCACCGAGAAAGATGAAATGCCACGCAAGCCGGCCTGGCTGCGGGTTCGCATGGGAAACTCGGCCGAAGTGCAGCGCATCAAGTCCAAGCTGCGTGAACACAAGCTGTCGTCCGTCTGTGAAGAGGCCAGCTGCCCGAATATCGGCGAGTGCTTCACCAACGGCACCGCCACCTTCATGATCATGGGTGACATCTGTACCCGTCGCTGCCCGTTCTGCGATGTGGCCCATGGCCGCCCCAATGCCCTGAACGCCGACGAACCACGGGAGCTGGCTACCGCCATCGCGGACCTGGGCTTGCGCTACGTGGTTATCACATCGGTGGATCGCGACGACCTGCGTGACGGCGGAGCCCAGCATATCGCCGACTGCGTGCGCGAAACCCGCGAGCGCCAGCCGTCCATCGAGATCGAAACCCTGGTGCCGGATTTCCGTGGCCGCATGGAAGTGGCGCTGGACATTCTCAGTGCCACGCCGCCGGACGTGTTCAACCACAATATGGAAACCGTGCCGCGCCTGTACAAGCAGGTGCGCCCGGGGGCGGATTACGCCTGGTCGCTGGACCTGCTTGAAGGCTTCAAGCAGCGTCAGCCCGGCATCCGTACCAAGTCCGGCCTGATGGTGGGCGTGGGTGAAACCAACGAAGAGATCGTCGAGGTCATGCGTGATCTGCGGGCACACAACGTCGACATGATCACCATTGGCCAGTACCTGCAGCCAAGCCGCAGTCACCTGCCGGTAGATCGCTTCGTGACGCCGGACGAGTTCGACGAGTTCGCCCGCCTGGCCAAGGAGATGGGCTTCTCCCATGTGGCTTCAGGCCCGCTGGTGCGTTCGTCCTACCACGCCGACTTGCAGGCCAAGGGTGAAAAGGTCGGTTAG
- a CDS encoding aminotransferase class IV: MNIVYLKGRFMASEEATLSPFDRGFLFGDSVYEVVPYFRGIGFRLQEHIARLEHSLRAVRIRADHDWAALLNELVARNGGGTLSVYLQVTRGDAGSRSHSYDASLEPTVFACCAPVRNFTAVPAAEVAGISAIVTADLRWHRCDIKSTGLLPNILVLQQARDHQADEALLLRDGVLTEGTSCNLFVVRQGVIYTPKRSSDILGGITRELILELADANGMQYQEVDIDYDTLMNADEVWISSSTRGVVPVTRVDHRPIGSGTKGPVWARMFELLARYQQQLMTGE, encoded by the coding sequence ATGAATATCGTATATCTCAAGGGACGCTTCATGGCCTCTGAAGAGGCAACACTGTCACCCTTTGATCGCGGCTTTCTGTTTGGCGACAGTGTGTACGAAGTTGTGCCCTATTTTCGTGGTATTGGTTTTCGGCTGCAGGAGCATATCGCCCGGCTGGAACACAGCCTGCGGGCGGTTCGTATCCGGGCAGACCATGACTGGGCTGCACTGCTGAACGAGCTGGTCGCGCGCAACGGTGGCGGCACCCTGTCGGTCTACCTGCAGGTTACCCGGGGAGATGCAGGCAGCCGCAGTCACAGTTACGATGCCAGTCTTGAACCCACGGTATTTGCCTGTTGTGCGCCGGTGCGCAATTTTACCGCCGTGCCTGCCGCCGAGGTGGCGGGAATCAGTGCCATCGTTACGGCGGATCTGCGCTGGCATCGCTGCGATATCAAGTCCACCGGCTTGTTGCCCAACATCCTGGTGCTGCAGCAGGCGCGGGATCACCAGGCCGATGAGGCCCTGTTGCTGCGCGATGGTGTCCTGACCGAAGGCACCTCGTGCAACCTCTTTGTGGTGCGCCAGGGAGTTATCTATACCCCCAAGCGCAGCTCTGACATTCTGGGTGGCATTACCCGGGAGCTGATACTGGAATTGGCGGACGCCAATGGCATGCAGTACCAGGAAGTGGATATCGATTACGATACCCTGATGAACGCCGACGAAGTCTGGATTTCCAGCTCGACCCGCGGCGTGGTGCCGGTGACTCGCGTCGATCATCGGCCCATCGGCAGCGGTACCAAGGGGCCTGTCTGGGCTCGAATGTTTGAATTGTTGGCCCGTTACCAGCAGCAGCTGATGACGGGGGAGTGA
- a CDS encoding transglutaminase family protein, giving the protein MQRYKIVHHTYYNFTEEVTLGTHKLLLRPREDHELRIQSFLLDITPAAGLLWHRDVEDNSVALASFALPTRQLVIQSEVIIQQYNEAPLDFLVSDYALRYPFSYRADDEPMLAPYQTAPDAPTRSLLHAWIGNFWQADESIQTYSLLQRIAEYIYQTLSYRVREEPGVQSARQTLEYGTGSCRDFAVLFMEAARCLGLAARFVSGYLHVTPMPQSNGATHAWAEVYLPGAGWKGFDPTIGKIAGSDHIAVAVARLPHAVPPISGSYVGAAGSSLDVGVWVTKV; this is encoded by the coding sequence ATGCAGCGCTACAAGATTGTGCATCACACCTACTACAACTTCACCGAAGAGGTGACACTGGGCACACACAAGCTGCTGCTGCGACCGCGCGAAGACCATGAGTTGCGTATCCAGTCGTTTTTACTCGACATCACACCGGCAGCGGGCCTGCTCTGGCACCGTGACGTCGAAGACAACTCCGTCGCCCTCGCCAGCTTCGCCCTGCCCACACGCCAGCTGGTGATCCAAAGCGAAGTCATTATTCAGCAGTACAACGAAGCGCCGCTGGATTTCCTGGTGTCTGACTACGCCCTGCGCTACCCGTTCAGCTACCGAGCGGACGACGAACCCATGCTGGCGCCCTACCAGACAGCACCGGACGCCCCGACCCGCAGTCTCCTGCACGCCTGGATCGGCAATTTCTGGCAAGCGGACGAAAGCATTCAGACCTACAGTTTGCTGCAACGCATTGCCGAGTACATTTACCAGACCCTGAGCTACCGCGTACGGGAAGAACCCGGCGTGCAGAGCGCCCGCCAGACGCTGGAGTATGGCACCGGCTCCTGTCGCGACTTCGCCGTGCTCTTTATGGAAGCCGCCCGCTGCCTGGGTCTCGCCGCCCGCTTTGTCAGTGGCTATCTGCACGTAACACCCATGCCGCAAAGCAATGGCGCCACCCACGCCTGGGCCGAGGTTTACCTGCCAGGCGCCGGCTGGAAGGGATTTGATCCGACCATCGGTAAAATTGCCGGCAGCGACCATATCGCCGTCGCCGTCGCCCGCCTGCCCCATGCGGTGCCACCGATCTCGGGTTCCTACGTGGGTGCCGCCGGATCCTCGCTGGATGTTGGGGTCTGGGTTACCAAGGTATAA
- a CDS encoding D-alanyl-D-alanine carboxypeptidase family protein, with translation MAQRPIYARLCGFFLCSLLVAGPVQAETPTLNATPTLNATPTLSPAELIPASPQIAATSYLVMDAETGEILLSDKEDEQFAPASLTKMMTSYIVEYELAKGNISKDDLVLISEKAWRTEGSRMFVREGTQVKLIDLLQGIIIQSGNDASVAVAEHIAGSESAFADLMNQHAGLLGMKNTYFRNATGLPADQHMSTARDLALLARAIIRQFPENYPIYSEKYFTYNEIRQPNRNRLLWRDDSVDGLKTGHTEEAGYCLVASAKRDDMRLISVVLGTSSEEARAQETQKLLAYAFRYYRTHKLYDGGTPLNTATVWGGQGGDVRLGLAESLAVTVPRGQTDQLEAALDVDRVIEAPVVQGQEYGRVRVTLNGETVREVPLVALEDVAEGGLLKRIWHSIVLFFLSLIG, from the coding sequence ATGGCTCAACGACCGATATACGCCCGACTATGCGGCTTCTTCCTTTGCTCTCTTCTTGTGGCCGGCCCGGTACAGGCTGAAACACCGACCCTCAATGCAACCCCGACGCTCAATGCGACGCCGACTCTGTCGCCGGCCGAACTGATCCCGGCCTCGCCCCAGATCGCGGCAACCTCCTACCTGGTGATGGATGCCGAAACCGGCGAAATTTTGCTGTCAGACAAGGAAGACGAGCAGTTCGCCCCCGCCAGTCTGACTAAAATGATGACCAGCTATATCGTCGAGTACGAACTGGCCAAGGGCAATATTTCCAAGGATGACCTGGTGCTGATCAGTGAAAAGGCCTGGCGTACCGAAGGCTCGCGCATGTTTGTACGCGAGGGGACGCAGGTCAAGCTGATCGACCTGCTGCAGGGCATTATTATCCAGTCCGGCAATGATGCCTCGGTTGCTGTGGCCGAGCATATCGCCGGCAGCGAGTCGGCCTTTGCTGACCTGATGAACCAGCACGCCGGCCTGCTGGGAATGAAGAACACCTATTTCCGCAATGCCACCGGCCTGCCGGCAGACCAGCATATGTCCACGGCCCGCGACCTGGCCTTGCTGGCGCGGGCGATCATTCGCCAGTTCCCGGAAAACTACCCGATCTATTCCGAGAAGTACTTCACTTACAACGAGATTCGCCAGCCCAATCGCAACCGCCTGCTGTGGCGCGACGACTCGGTTGATGGCCTGAAAACCGGCCACACCGAAGAGGCTGGCTATTGCCTGGTGGCCTCGGCCAAGCGTGACGACATGCGCCTGATCAGCGTGGTGCTGGGCACCAGCAGTGAAGAGGCGCGGGCGCAGGAAACCCAGAAGCTGCTGGCCTATGCCTTCCGTTATTACCGTACCCACAAGCTGTATGACGGCGGTACGCCGCTGAATACCGCCACCGTCTGGGGTGGGCAGGGTGGGGACGTCCGTCTGGGCCTGGCCGAGTCGCTGGCGGTCACGGTCCCGCGGGGTCAGACCGATCAGCTGGAAGCCGCGCTGGATGTGGATCGCGTGATCGAAGCGCCGGTGGTACAGGGGCAGGAATATGGCCGTGTACGGGTCACGCTCAATGGCGAGACGGTACGGGAAGTGCCGCTGGTTGCACTCGAGGATGTCGCCGAGGGTGGCCTGCTCAAGCGTATCTGGCACAGTATCGTGCTGTTTTTCCTCAGCCTGATCGGTTGA
- a CDS encoding transglutaminase-like domain-containing protein: MWLRTSCDLTFDIAVPTPFVLMLRPRSGAQQWIASEQYKLVPSVSVFEFTDNYGNLCQRLIAPPGAFGIHTAAEVMTSDHIDRAPGARFVEIQNLPESALIYLLPSRYCESDRFSQMANSITAGYPLGYDQVAAIETWLRNTIHYRPESSDIQISATEVNARGWGVCRDLAHLGISLCRSLSIPARMVVGYLHDLAPMDLHAWFEAYVADRWYTFDATQAQLHGGYVAIGYGRDAADVAVYNQFGPALSPREQRIRVQHIDEPGYAHGA; the protein is encoded by the coding sequence ATGTGGTTAAGAACAAGTTGTGATCTGACGTTCGACATCGCTGTACCGACGCCCTTTGTACTGATGCTGCGACCGCGCAGCGGTGCCCAGCAATGGATTGCCAGCGAACAGTACAAGCTTGTACCCAGCGTGTCCGTCTTCGAGTTTACCGATAACTACGGCAATCTGTGCCAGCGGCTGATTGCCCCTCCCGGTGCCTTTGGCATCCATACGGCGGCCGAGGTCATGACCTCGGACCATATCGACCGCGCCCCTGGCGCCCGGTTCGTCGAAATACAGAACCTGCCCGAGTCTGCACTCATTTACCTGCTGCCCAGTCGCTATTGCGAGTCAGATCGCTTCAGTCAGATGGCCAACAGCATCACCGCGGGCTACCCGCTGGGCTACGACCAGGTGGCCGCCATTGAGACCTGGCTGCGCAATACCATTCACTACCGGCCCGAAAGCAGTGATATTCAGATATCGGCGACCGAGGTTAATGCCCGGGGATGGGGTGTGTGCCGTGACCTCGCACACCTGGGGATTTCACTGTGTCGCAGCCTGAGCATTCCGGCGCGCATGGTGGTGGGCTACCTGCATGACCTGGCGCCCATGGATCTGCACGCCTGGTTCGAGGCCTACGTGGCCGATCGCTGGTACACCTTCGACGCTACCCAGGCCCAGCTGCACGGTGGCTATGTCGCCATCGGCTATGGCCGGGATGCCGCCGATGTCGCGGTCTACAATCAGTTTGGCCCGGCCCTCTCCCCCCGGGAACAGCGGATACGCGTGCAGCATATTGATGAACCGGGCTATGCCCATGGAGCCTGA